A window of the Streptomyces sp. NBC_00454 genome harbors these coding sequences:
- a CDS encoding Leu/Phe/Val dehydrogenase encodes MTEMTDGVLHTLFRSEQGGHEQVVLCQDRASGLKAVIAIHSTALGPALGGTRFHAYASDEEAVRDALNLARGMSYKNALAGLDLGGGKAVIIGDPDVLKSEELLLAYGRFVESLGGRYVTACDVGTYVADMDVVARETRWATGRSPENGGAGDSSVLTAFGVFQGMRASAQHLWGDPTLRGRKVGVAGVGKVGHHLVEHLLEDGAEVVITDVREESVSRILEKHATGKYAGRVTAVADTEALIRVEGLDIYAPCALGGALNDASVPVLTAKVVCGAANNQLAHPGVEKDLADRGILYAPDYVINAGGVIQVADELHGFDFDRCKAKASKIFDTTLEIFARAKADGIPPAAAADRIAEQRMSEALAARTAARSAALTA; translated from the coding sequence GTGACCGAAATGACCGACGGCGTCCTGCACACCCTGTTCCGTTCGGAACAGGGTGGCCACGAGCAAGTCGTGCTGTGCCAGGACCGAGCCTCCGGCCTCAAGGCCGTCATCGCGATCCACTCCACCGCCCTGGGCCCCGCCCTCGGCGGCACCCGCTTCCACGCGTACGCCTCGGACGAGGAAGCCGTCCGTGACGCGCTGAACCTCGCGCGCGGCATGTCGTACAAGAACGCGCTCGCCGGGCTCGACCTCGGCGGCGGCAAGGCCGTCATCATCGGCGACCCGGACGTCCTGAAGTCCGAGGAACTGCTGCTGGCCTACGGCCGGTTCGTGGAGTCCCTCGGCGGCCGCTACGTGACCGCCTGCGACGTCGGCACCTACGTGGCCGACATGGACGTCGTGGCCCGCGAGACCCGCTGGGCCACCGGCCGCTCCCCCGAGAACGGCGGCGCCGGCGACTCCTCGGTCCTCACCGCCTTCGGCGTCTTCCAGGGCATGCGCGCCAGCGCCCAGCACCTGTGGGGCGACCCGACCCTGCGCGGCCGCAAGGTCGGCGTGGCGGGCGTGGGCAAGGTGGGCCACCACCTGGTCGAGCACCTGCTGGAGGACGGCGCCGAGGTCGTGATCACGGACGTGCGCGAGGAATCCGTGTCGCGGATCCTCGAGAAGCACGCCACCGGCAAGTACGCGGGCCGGGTCACCGCCGTCGCCGACACCGAGGCGCTGATCCGCGTGGAGGGCCTGGACATCTACGCCCCCTGCGCGCTGGGCGGCGCCCTGAACGACGCCTCGGTGCCGGTCCTGACCGCGAAGGTGGTGTGCGGCGCGGCGAACAACCAGCTCGCGCACCCGGGTGTGGAGAAGGACCTCGCGGACCGCGGGATCCTCTACGCGCCGGACTACGTGATCAACGCGGGCGGGGTCATCCAGGTCGCGGACGAGCTCCACGGCTTCGACTTCGACCGCTGCAAGGCGAAGGCGTCGAAGATCTTCGACACCACGCTGGAGATCTTCGCACGTGCGAAGGCAGACGGGATCCCGCCGGCCGCCGCCGCCGACCGGATCGCCGAGCAGCGCATGTCGGAGGCCCTCGCCGCGCGCACGGCCGCCCGCAGCGCCGCGCTCACCGCCTGA
- the purF gene encoding amidophosphoribosyltransferase, whose protein sequence is MPRGDGRLNHDLLPGEKGPQDACGVFGVWAPGEEVAKLTYFGLYALQHRGQESAGIAVSNGSQILVFKDMGLVSQVFDETSLGSLQGHIAVGHARYSTTGASVWENAQPTFRATAHGSIALGHNGNLVNTAELAEMVADLPRQDGRATQVAATNDTDLVTALLAGQTDDDGKPLTIEESATKVLPKVKGAFSLVFMDEGTLYTARDPQGIRPLVLGRLDRGWVVASETAALDICGASFVREVEPGELIAIDENGLRTSRFAEAKPKGCVFEYVYLARPDTDIAGRNVYLSRVEMGRRLAKEAPAEADLVISTPESGTPAAVGYAEASGIPYGVGLVKNAYVGRTFIQPSQTIRQLGIRLKLNPLKEVIRGKRLVVVDDSIVRGNTQRALVKMLREAGAAEIHIRISSPPVKWPCFFGIDFATRAELIANGMTVDEIATSMGADSLAYISLDSMIEATTIQKPNLCRACFDGEYPMELPDPQLLGKQLLETELAGGTDAADALRRP, encoded by the coding sequence GTGCCTCGTGGTGATGGACGACTCAACCACGACCTGCTCCCCGGCGAGAAAGGCCCCCAGGACGCTTGCGGCGTCTTCGGTGTCTGGGCTCCGGGTGAAGAGGTCGCCAAGCTCACCTACTTCGGACTGTATGCATTGCAGCACCGTGGACAAGAGTCCGCGGGCATCGCTGTGAGCAACGGTTCCCAGATCCTCGTCTTCAAGGACATGGGCCTCGTTTCCCAAGTCTTCGACGAAACCTCTCTCGGCTCGCTCCAGGGTCATATCGCGGTCGGTCACGCCCGCTACTCGACCACTGGCGCCTCCGTCTGGGAGAACGCTCAGCCGACCTTCCGTGCGACCGCCCACGGCTCCATTGCCCTGGGTCACAACGGCAACTTGGTGAACACCGCCGAGCTCGCCGAAATGGTCGCCGACCTCCCCCGTCAGGACGGCCGCGCCACCCAGGTGGCGGCCACCAATGACACCGACCTGGTCACCGCCCTGCTGGCCGGCCAGACGGACGACGACGGCAAGCCCCTGACCATCGAGGAGTCGGCCACCAAGGTCCTCCCGAAGGTGAAGGGCGCCTTCTCGCTCGTCTTCATGGACGAGGGAACGCTCTACACCGCCCGTGACCCGCAGGGCATCCGCCCGCTGGTCCTCGGCCGCCTCGACCGCGGCTGGGTGGTCGCGAGCGAGACCGCCGCCCTCGACATCTGCGGCGCCAGCTTCGTCCGCGAGGTCGAGCCGGGTGAGCTCATCGCGATCGACGAGAACGGTCTGCGGACCTCTCGCTTCGCGGAAGCAAAGCCCAAGGGTTGTGTCTTCGAGTACGTCTACCTGGCGCGCCCGGACACCGACATCGCCGGCCGCAACGTCTACCTCTCGCGCGTCGAGATGGGCAGGCGCCTGGCCAAGGAAGCCCCGGCCGAGGCCGACCTGGTGATATCGACGCCGGAATCGGGCACGCCCGCCGCCGTCGGTTACGCCGAGGCCAGCGGGATCCCGTACGGCGTCGGCCTGGTCAAGAACGCCTACGTGGGCCGGACCTTCATCCAGCCCTCGCAGACGATCCGCCAGCTCGGCATCCGGTTGAAGCTGAACCCCCTCAAGGAAGTCATCCGGGGCAAGCGCCTGGTGGTCGTCGACGACTCGATCGTCCGCGGCAACACCCAGCGCGCCCTGGTCAAGATGCTCCGCGAGGCCGGTGCGGCCGAGATCCACATCCGGATCTCCTCCCCGCCCGTGAAGTGGCCCTGCTTCTTCGGCATCGACTTCGCCACCCGCGCGGAGCTGATCGCCAACGGCATGACCGTCGACGAGATCGCCACCTCCATGGGCGCGGACTCCCTCGCGTACATCTCGCTCGACTCGATGATCGAGGCGACCACCATCCAGAAGCCCAACCTCTGCCGTGCCTGCTTCGACGGCGAGTACCCCATGGAGCTGCCCGACCCGCAGCTTCTGGGCAAGCAGCTTCTGGAGACGGAGCTGGCCGGCGGTACGGACGCCGCCGACGCGCTCCGGCGCCCGTAG
- a CDS encoding META domain-containing protein, which translates to MRTPRLLPAALVAVLALSATGTACSAPGHGAAEGNVISLSTKSGTPEAPLVATVWTVDSLIGGGTASSLPAGAQGRARFTLAADGSASGSLGCNRFNAKATVAGDSLTFGPLTTTRMACTGPEGSVEQALTELFGSGPLAWKVQGDTLTLTAVAPGTGITAKAASAVE; encoded by the coding sequence ATGCGTACGCCGCGTCTGCTCCCCGCCGCCCTGGTCGCCGTACTCGCGCTGTCCGCCACGGGCACGGCCTGCAGTGCCCCCGGACACGGGGCCGCCGAAGGGAACGTGATCAGCCTGAGCACGAAGTCCGGTACCCCCGAGGCGCCCCTGGTCGCCACCGTGTGGACGGTGGATTCCCTGATCGGCGGGGGCACCGCCAGCTCCCTGCCGGCCGGGGCGCAGGGCAGGGCCCGCTTCACCCTCGCCGCCGACGGGTCCGCGAGCGGCAGCCTCGGCTGCAACCGGTTCAACGCCAAGGCCACCGTCGCGGGCGACTCGCTCACCTTCGGGCCGCTCACCACCACCCGGATGGCCTGCACGGGCCCCGAGGGCTCGGTCGAGCAGGCGCTGACCGAGCTGTTCGGCAGCGGCCCGCTCGCGTGGAAGGTCCAGGGCGACACCCTCACCCTCACCGCGGTCGCCCCGGGCACCGGCATCACCGCGAAGGCGGCCTCGGCCGTGGAGTGA
- a CDS encoding putative leader peptide: MQPLGDRSVTLVERRHVDLVRVASAICRCSA; this comes from the coding sequence ATGCAGCCTCTCGGTGACCGTTCCGTCACCCTCGTAGAGCGCCGCCACGTAGACCTGGTCCGTGTCGCGAGCGCCATCTGTCGCTGTTCCGCGTAG
- the purM gene encoding phosphoribosylformylglycinamidine cyclo-ligase, producing MTEKTTGASYAAAGVDIDAGDRAVELMKEWVKKTQRPEVLGGLGGFAGLFDASALKRYERPLLASATDGVGTKVDIARRMGVYDTIGHDLVAMVMDDIVVCGAEPLFMTDYICVGKVHPERVAAIVKGIAEGCVLAGCALVGGETAEHPGLLGPEDFDVAGAGTGVVEYDALLGADRIRTGDAVIAMASSGLHSNGYSLVRHVLFDRAGMSLEQHVEELGRTLGEELLEPTKIYSLDCMALTRTAEVHAYSHITGGGLAANLARVIPDHLHATVDRSTWAPGAIFDLVGKAGQVERLELEKTLNMGVGMMAVVPQESVDVALTALADRGVDAWVAGEILERGDHAEGATMTGDYAN from the coding sequence ATGACAGAGAAGACCACCGGTGCCAGCTACGCAGCCGCGGGCGTCGACATCGATGCGGGAGACCGCGCCGTAGAGCTGATGAAGGAGTGGGTGAAGAAGACGCAGCGCCCCGAGGTCCTCGGCGGCCTCGGCGGCTTCGCCGGCCTCTTCGACGCCTCCGCCCTCAAGCGCTACGAGCGCCCCCTGCTGGCCTCCGCCACCGACGGGGTCGGCACCAAGGTGGACATCGCCCGCCGCATGGGCGTGTACGACACCATCGGCCACGACCTGGTCGCGATGGTCATGGACGACATCGTCGTCTGCGGCGCCGAGCCGCTCTTCATGACCGACTACATCTGCGTCGGCAAGGTCCACCCCGAGCGGGTCGCGGCCATCGTCAAGGGCATCGCCGAGGGCTGTGTCCTGGCCGGCTGCGCCCTGGTCGGCGGCGAGACCGCCGAGCACCCGGGCCTGCTGGGCCCGGAGGACTTCGACGTGGCGGGCGCCGGCACCGGAGTCGTCGAGTACGACGCCCTGCTGGGCGCGGACCGTATCCGTACGGGCGACGCCGTGATCGCGATGGCGTCCTCCGGTCTTCACTCGAACGGGTACTCACTGGTCCGCCACGTCCTCTTCGACCGCGCCGGGATGTCCCTGGAGCAGCACGTGGAGGAGCTCGGCCGGACCCTCGGCGAGGAGCTCCTGGAGCCCACCAAGATCTACTCGCTGGACTGCATGGCGCTCACCCGCACCGCCGAGGTGCACGCCTACTCCCACATCACGGGCGGCGGCCTCGCGGCCAACCTGGCCCGGGTGATCCCGGACCACCTGCACGCCACGGTCGACCGCTCGACCTGGGCCCCGGGCGCGATCTTCGACCTGGTCGGCAAGGCCGGGCAGGTCGAGCGCCTGGAGCTGGAGAAGACCCTGAACATGGGCGTCGGCATGATGGCCGTGGTCCCGCAGGAATCGGTGGACGTGGCCCTGACCGCCCTGGCCGACCGGGGCGTCGACGCCTGGGTCGCGGGCGAGATCCTCGAGCGCGGCGACCACGCCGAGGGCGCGACCATGACCGGTGACTACGCGAACTAG
- the bldC gene encoding developmental transcriptional regulator BldC, whose translation MTARTPDAEPLLTPAEVATMFRVDPKTVTRWAKAGKLTSIRTLGGHRRYREAEVRALLAGIPQQRSEA comes from the coding sequence ATGACCGCTCGCACCCCTGATGCCGAGCCGCTGCTGACCCCGGCTGAGGTTGCCACGATGTTCCGCGTGGACCCGAAGACGGTCACTCGCTGGGCCAAGGCTGGCAAGCTCACGTCCATCCGCACCCTGGGTGGACACCGCCGTTACCGCGAGGCTGAGGTCCGCGCACTGCTTGCGGGAATTCCGCAGCAGCGCAGCGAGGCCTGA
- a CDS encoding DUF3073 domain-containing protein, producing MGRGRAKAKQTKVARQLKYSSGGTDLSRLANELGASPTDPPLPVSVPVEVDDDDDQDEDDPYAKYAALYNDDDEEDEDEESGPSAHRRGA from the coding sequence ATGGGGCGCGGCCGGGCAAAGGCCAAGCAGACGAAGGTCGCCCGCCAGCTGAAGTACAGCAGCGGCGGGACTGACTTGTCGCGTCTGGCCAATGAGCTGGGCGCATCGCCGACTGATCCGCCGCTGCCTGTCAGCGTGCCGGTCGAAGTCGATGACGATGACGATCAAGATGAGGACGACCCGTACGCCAAGTACGCGGCGCTCTACAACGACGATGACGAAGAGGACGAGGACGAAGAGTCCGGTCCGTCGGCGCATCGTCGCGGTGCTTGA
- a CDS encoding sterol carrier family protein — protein MPPAKKKPRTYDPARTRAAVLAQFGHVRDAVRGLDPEQLARPSGVGDWSVAELAAHIAWIADSLAGGLARPPAAVAELPAAEWPFATASLAGKIAEAAKETLEGAPLAELYDRAGDRLAEALETHPGSRVLDLWIGAMTLADFLVTRTVELVVHTDDLRRATGLDIPIDRQALAACTRLLADALAIKAPGGAVEFRVPPFAVIQCVEGPRHTRGTPPNVVETDPLTWIRLATGRTGWAEALAEAQVRASGERADLSAQLPLMS, from the coding sequence ATGCCTCCCGCCAAGAAGAAGCCGCGCACCTACGACCCCGCCCGGACCCGCGCGGCCGTCCTCGCGCAGTTCGGCCATGTCCGGGATGCTGTACGGGGGTTGGACCCCGAACAGCTCGCCCGGCCGAGCGGGGTCGGGGACTGGTCCGTCGCCGAACTCGCCGCGCACATCGCGTGGATCGCCGACTCGCTGGCCGGCGGCCTCGCCCGGCCGCCCGCCGCCGTCGCCGAACTGCCCGCAGCCGAATGGCCCTTCGCGACGGCCTCCCTGGCCGGCAAGATCGCCGAGGCGGCCAAGGAGACCCTGGAGGGCGCTCCCCTCGCCGAGCTCTACGACCGGGCCGGCGACCGCCTGGCCGAGGCCCTCGAGACGCACCCCGGCAGCCGGGTGCTGGACCTGTGGATCGGGGCCATGACCCTGGCCGACTTCCTGGTCACCCGCACCGTCGAGCTCGTGGTCCACACCGACGACCTGCGCCGCGCCACCGGGCTGGACATCCCGATCGACCGCCAGGCCCTGGCCGCCTGCACCCGGCTGCTCGCCGACGCCCTCGCGATCAAGGCGCCGGGCGGGGCGGTGGAGTTCCGGGTCCCGCCCTTCGCGGTGATCCAGTGCGTCGAGGGCCCCCGGCACACCCGCGGCACCCCGCCGAACGTGGTGGAGACCGACCCGCTGACCTGGATCCGGCTCGCCACCGGCCGCACCGGCTGGGCCGAGGCGCTGGCGGAGGCCCAGGTCAGGGCCAGCGGCGAGCGCGCCGACCTCTCGGCGCAGCTCCCCCTGATGAGCTGA
- a CDS encoding sulfatase-like hydrolase/transferase, giving the protein MSSYENKLSRRAFGGAVGATAAAAAVGLGAASPAGAAQAAESPAAGSEREFRADRGRRSRRPNILFILGDDLGWADLSSYGSPNIKTPNLDRLARQGVRFTDAYSGSATCSPTRFSLYTGRYPGRTKGGLAEPIADKTAGLEPTHPTLASLLRGSGYATALIGKWHCGYLPDYSPTKSGWDEFFGNFGGALEYYSKLGLGGEYDLYEGDAEYKDLRYYTRILTERASEYVSRDHGDKPWLLNLNFTTPHWPWIADGDTAESAEVERRIKAGDARALWHQDGGSIEKYRQMVEDLDRSVGEVLKALKRSGQEEDTLVFFSSDNGGERFSYNWPLSGNKASLQEGGIRVPNIVRWPARLDGGQVSHVPVFTPDWTATLLELAGARANPAYPLDGVSLAGYLLRGEKIAERNLFWRVRGERALRRGDWKYYRGKAGRDQLFNLAGDIREQADRAALEPARLAELRAAWEKTDSGLLPYPG; this is encoded by the coding sequence GTGTCTTCGTACGAGAACAAGCTGTCCCGGCGTGCCTTCGGCGGCGCCGTCGGAGCAACCGCCGCCGCCGCGGCCGTGGGGCTCGGCGCCGCCTCGCCGGCCGGGGCGGCCCAGGCGGCCGAGTCCCCCGCCGCCGGGTCGGAGCGGGAGTTCCGGGCCGACCGGGGCCGCCGCTCCCGCCGCCCGAACATCCTGTTCATCCTCGGGGACGACCTCGGCTGGGCCGACCTGTCCTCGTACGGGTCCCCGAACATCAAGACCCCGAACCTGGACAGGCTCGCCCGCCAGGGCGTGCGCTTCACCGACGCCTACTCCGGCTCCGCGACCTGCTCCCCGACCCGCTTCAGCCTGTACACCGGGCGCTACCCGGGCCGCACCAAGGGCGGGCTCGCCGAGCCGATAGCCGACAAGACGGCCGGGCTGGAGCCCACCCACCCCACGCTGGCCTCGCTGCTGCGCGGCTCCGGCTACGCGACCGCGCTGATCGGCAAGTGGCACTGCGGCTACCTGCCCGACTACAGCCCGACCAAGTCCGGCTGGGACGAGTTCTTCGGCAACTTCGGCGGTGCGCTGGAGTACTACTCCAAGCTCGGTCTGGGCGGGGAGTACGACCTCTACGAGGGCGACGCCGAGTACAAGGACCTGCGGTACTACACCCGCATCCTGACCGAGCGGGCGAGCGAGTACGTCTCCCGCGACCACGGGGACAAGCCGTGGCTGCTGAACCTCAACTTCACCACCCCGCACTGGCCGTGGATCGCCGACGGGGACACCGCGGAGAGCGCCGAGGTCGAGCGGCGGATCAAGGCGGGCGACGCACGGGCCCTGTGGCACCAGGACGGCGGCTCGATCGAGAAGTACCGGCAGATGGTGGAGGACCTCGACCGCTCGGTCGGCGAGGTGCTGAAGGCCCTCAAGCGCTCCGGCCAGGAGGAGGACACCCTGGTCTTCTTCTCCAGCGACAACGGCGGCGAGCGCTTCTCCTACAACTGGCCGCTCTCGGGCAACAAGGCCTCCCTCCAGGAGGGCGGGATCCGGGTCCCGAACATCGTGCGCTGGCCGGCCCGGCTGGACGGCGGCCAGGTCAGCCACGTCCCGGTCTTCACCCCGGACTGGACGGCGACCCTGCTGGAACTGGCCGGGGCCCGCGCGAACCCGGCGTACCCGCTGGACGGGGTCAGCCTGGCCGGATACCTGCTGCGGGGCGAGAAGATCGCCGAGCGGAACCTCTTCTGGCGGGTCCGCGGAGAGCGGGCGCTGCGCCGCGGGGACTGGAAGTACTACCGCGGCAAGGCGGGCCGCGACCAGCTCTTCAACCTGGCCGGGGACATCCGCGAACAGGCCGACAGGGCGGCGCTGGAACCGGCCCGGCTGGCCGAGCTGCGGGCGGCCTGGGAGAAGACGGACTCGGGGCTGCTCCCGTACCCGGGCTGA